The nucleotide window CGTGGCTGGACCACCTGCTGTTCCTGCGGCAAGCGCTGGAGGCGGGGCCCAAGGGGCTGGCCGAGCTGGATCAACGGCGGGAGGAGCGGGAGCGGCTGGAGGCCCAGCTGGCGGATCTCGACGTCTACGCCTCGCTGCCCTCCGTCATCAACCTCATCGATACCGCGGGCATCCAGTCCAACTCGCGCCACTTCCAGGGCATCGAGTCCACGGTCCAGGTGCTCGACTGGCTGCGGACGAACCGGGACACGCTGGCCACGGTGCTGGACATGGAGGAGGAGGCCTACTCGGGGCTGCTGGCGGTGGAGAAGATGGGCCCGTCCGAGCTGCTCACGCGGGATGGGCTCTGGCTGACGGGCAACAAGAAGGGGCCCTACCGCATCGAGCTGTTGCAGCAGTCCTTCGAGTTCCGTCCTCCCCAGCTGTCGCGGGAGCTCTTGCAGGCCCTGCTGGATGTCTACGAGAAGAGCGGCCGGTTGAACATGGGCCCCCACGCGGCCATCCGCCCCGGGCAGCTCATCCTCAGCCGGACGCCGTTCGAGACCGACCTCAAGCCGCTGGTGGATGACTTCACCCAGCGGCTGAAGAACGTGCAGCTGCCGACCGACGAGTCCGCCAAGCGCGAGGAGTACGTGCAGAAGCGGGTGGACGTGTTCGCCCAGGGCTACCGCGAGGGGCTCTTCCACAGCCTGCGCGGCTACCGCTTCGTCGCGCCGCGCAAGGTGCTGTTCGACGAGCTGGCCCGGCTCACCCAGCCTTCCTCCGACCAGGTGGACATGCTGCGGGATGTGGCCAGCCGGGCCAGCCTGGAGCCGCTGGAGGGGCCCTATTACGAGCCGCTGCGCAACGCCGTGGCGCCCTTCCGGCCCATCATCCAGCTCATGTCCACCGACAAGAGCGGCTTCTATGCCGCCCTGGCCCCGTACCACGCCCTGATCGCCCAGATGCATGACGAGCTGGACACGGGCACGAAGCGGGGCCCGGCCGCGGGGGCCGCGAAGGCCGCGGAGGCGCCCGCCAAGGACAAGGAGGCCCCGGAGGCCGCCCGGGAGGCGGGGAGTGACATGAGCTCCGCGGAGCTCGCGGACATGCTCACGCCGCTGGAGCGGGTCGCCCTGGCGATGCTGCTGGAGGACGAGGGCTCCTACCTGCGCAAGGCCCAGGAGTGGCTGGATCAGCAGGGCATCTCGGGCGAGCTGCGGCAGCCGTTCCTGGAGCCCTTCCTGCAGGTGCAGCGCCTGGGCAAGCAGGAGCTGGAGAGCACCCTGGCGCGGCAGTGGGAAGAGGCCTCCGGGCGCATGCTGCGGTCCATGCTGGAGCGCTACCCCTTCAACCCCGCCTCTCCGCAGGACGTGGATCCGGGGGAGCTGGAGGTGCTGCGCCGCAAGGATGGCGCCTTCTGGATCTACGTGAACCAGATGTTCTCCCGCGTGTGCGTGGAGCGCGGGACGCAGTGGTCCCTGCGGGGGCCCTTGCGCGAGAAGCTGGTGCTGCCCGAGCAGATGCTGCTCACCCTCAGCCGCCTGTCCCGGCTGTCCGCGCTGCTGTGGGACGAGGAGGGGCGCTCCCGTCCGCTGATGCTGAAGGTGCAGCCCCAGCCCCTGCCCACGCCGCCGATTCCGGGCGTCTTCGTCACGATGTCCTCGCTCAAATGTGGCAAGACGACGGCCTATGGCTTCAACCAGATTCCGACCTGGCAGGACTTCCCCGTGAACTGGTGGGATCAACAGGTGTCCTCCATCGTCCTGGAGCTGCGCTCGCCCTCGCGGGATGCGCCCCAGTACGTGTCCCTGCCCTGGAACCGCTCGGCCTGGAGCTGCTTCCGCCTCTTCGAGGAGGCGGTCCTCACCACGGACCAGCGCCGGCAGTGGAGCCTGGCGTTGCAGGGCAACGCGGGCAGCAAGCGGGGGCTGGAGATCAGCTTCGGTCTCAAGGGCGAGCCCTGGGTGCCCTTCCGGGAGGTGCCCCGGTGACAGGGCGCGTGTACGGGCGCCTGGCCCTGGCCGCGGCGGCAGTCCTGCTGGTGGCCTGTGGGCCGGGCCGGATCCGGCTCAACGTCAAGTCGCCGCCCGGGACGAACCTGGGCCGGCCCATGTACATGCTGGTCCGCCAGGTGGACCCCAAGCAGTACGCCAACGAGGAGTACTCCGAGGTCGCCTCCAAGGTGGGCTCCCCGGACAAGAGCGTGCTGCAGACGGCGGTGCTCTACCCGGGCACCATCCAGCGCTTCCAGGTGCGGCCGCCGGAAGAGGGCGCCCTGGCCGTCTCCTTCCTGTTCACCGCCCCGGATGGCAACTGGCAGCTGCTGCTCACCCCTCCGCTGCCCAGCGCCGTGGATGTGGAGCTGACGGTGAGCCGCATCCTGACGGACTCGGTGCCGCCGGCGATTCCCTCGCAGGCGCCCCCGGGGGCTCCCCCGGCGCCCGAGCTACCGAAGCCGCCCGGCGCCTGAGGCGGGCGCTGTCCGGTCAGGCGCGCGGCGGGGCCTGGCGAAGCTCCTCCAGCGTGGCGTCCACCGACGCATGCACCGGGGCGAAGCGGCCCTTCACCTGGCCGCGGGCCGCGGCCACCTGCTGGTTCGTGGTCTCGCCCATCGCCTCGAGCTGGCCGGTGGCGGTCTGCTCGCCGGTGTCCAGCTGGGACTGGAGCACGCCGAGCTGCGCCTTCACCTGCGCATCCAGGCTGTCCACGCGCGTGCTCACCTGGGCGGTCAGGGCTTCCACCTGGCCCGTCACCTGCGCTTGCAGCGTGTTCATCTGCTCGGACATCCGCGCCACGAGCTGCTCCTGCTGCGCGGCGGCCTGGTCCACGGTGCTCTGCACCGTCTGCGTCACCGATTGAATCTGCTGCACGAGCTGCTGTTGCAGCGTTTGGATCTGCTGCACGGACTGCGTCTGGAACTGCTCCACCTGGGTGAGGAGCTGGTTCTGCACCGTCGTCATCTGGCTGGCCACCTGGCTGGTGATCGTGCCGAGCTGGGTGGAAATCTGGGAGACGGCCTGGCCGATGGCCTTCAGGGCGGGATCCACCAGCGGCTTGGGCAGGTCCGAGGCCGGCACGGCGTCCAGCATCTGTCCGGCGCGGCCGAGCAGGGACTCCAGCGTCCCCGTCACGGTCTTGAACAGGGTCTGGAGCGGCTCCAGCTTCCCGGGCAGGGCGGTGAAGAGCGCCTGCAGCTGCGTCTCGAGCTGCGTCAGGGTGCCCATCAGGGTGTCGAGGGTGGAGGAGGCGGTCTGGACGGTTTGACGGACGGGCGCCTGGATGGAGGCCATGGCGGTGCTGGCCGCCTGGACCAGGGCATCCAGCGACGCGCTGCCCTGGGTGATGAGCGCGTCCGTCTGGGCCTGCACCTGCTCCAGGAGCTGCTCCACGGCCTGGATGCTGCTGGCCTGCTGCCGCACCTGTCCGCCCAGGGTCTGCTCCAGCGTGTCGAGCGTCTGGGTGAGCTGCGCGTGCTGGCCCTGGAGGGAGCCGCTCAGGTTGGTCTCCACGGGCCCGAGGAGCTGGTGGGCGGACTGGGTGGAGGAGGCCACCTGGGAGCGCAGGGGGGCGATGCGCTCGCGCAGCGGGCGATCCGATGCGCCCGGAGCGGGGGGCTTCCACCCAGCCTCCGCGGAGTCGAGCTTCGCGGTGAGGGCCTCCGCCTCCGCGTCGGCCGCGGGACGCAGGGAGGAGACCTCCGTTCCGAGCTGTTCCACCTGAGCCGCCGCCGCGGACCGGAGGGATTGCAGCCGGGCGCCCACCCCGGTGCTGAAGGACTCCAGGTCTTCCCGAAGTGCCGCCACCTTGCCGCGCAGCTGCTGCATGCGTCCGCTCCGTCCTCGTTACCGCAGTTTCTCGAGCGCGGCCTTGGTCTCGGCCGCCTTGCCCGACACCTGCCCGTTGCCCTGGGACAGCCGCGCGGAGGCTTGCTGGAACGCGCCCTTGGCCTCGGCCACCTGAGCGCCCACTTCCTGCTTGGCCCCGCCGAGCGCCGCCTTCGTCTCGGCCTGGGCGGTCTTCATCTTCGC belongs to Stigmatella erecta and includes:
- a CDS encoding type VI secretion IcmF C-terminal domain-containing protein, translating into MGDPTKAVEPGVKALEAAAPAASPDAGGLQQFWLVAAPILKWVLAALLLALVVFAAVKLYQWWRRRRAAVAVSSGPPPMAVNRLLQVRRAFLSALPLANRAAVLDLPTVVVLGPAGNGKSVLIDLDVDWKRQARQFLPSYQKDPLLQVFLGPDCVVQEVSAPLLEDETLQARGALRKLWSKCFSRRQPGLAVIALKIEWLEKTPPGEQRRMAQLLRGKLNLISEACGGPVETRLCLTHMDEVEGFEDFARLLKQHGVARSFEIPKQGEESKLSSLLEGQEQYLALGLTSLPVDAFERLEHFYSQGGRAFAALGRFVSSLLEGDTLSFKPRLTRVFLSSPMPEARAGGTLSVVPEEGATQAPRSLYLRTHRRRAALIAAVGCLPVLAAYANFYVLLGDAQEQVARFERTVAQMREQGLEGRGEAVEGQVNEAADAISHLWSAARWWPPLNSSFPGEMLDLRRRLAEGIRLSHLRPALEYCRKYPHDCRPEQVVYLLAALHASNKNKLGEFVNGSIQPRHSRRWSSTPSSAPGVAEAAGSGQNRTWITSLELREPLVATYVLASDEPWERTPPCRRGAAQVAHTAEEDWPCWPYAERLTVESQLKPWLDHLLFLRQALEAGPKGLAELDQRREERERLEAQLADLDVYASLPSVINLIDTAGIQSNSRHFQGIESTVQVLDWLRTNRDTLATVLDMEEEAYSGLLAVEKMGPSELLTRDGLWLTGNKKGPYRIELLQQSFEFRPPQLSRELLQALLDVYEKSGRLNMGPHAAIRPGQLILSRTPFETDLKPLVDDFTQRLKNVQLPTDESAKREEYVQKRVDVFAQGYREGLFHSLRGYRFVAPRKVLFDELARLTQPSSDQVDMLRDVASRASLEPLEGPYYEPLRNAVAPFRPIIQLMSTDKSGFYAALAPYHALIAQMHDELDTGTKRGPAAGAAKAAEAPAKDKEAPEAAREAGSDMSSAELADMLTPLERVALAMLLEDEGSYLRKAQEWLDQQGISGELRQPFLEPFLQVQRLGKQELESTLARQWEEASGRMLRSMLERYPFNPASPQDVDPGELEVLRRKDGAFWIYVNQMFSRVCVERGTQWSLRGPLREKLVLPEQMLLTLSRLSRLSALLWDEEGRSRPLMLKVQPQPLPTPPIPGVFVTMSSLKCGKTTAYGFNQIPTWQDFPVNWWDQQVSSIVLELRSPSRDAPQYVSLPWNRSAWSCFRLFEEAVLTTDQRRQWSLALQGNAGSKRGLEISFGLKGEPWVPFREVPR